GGCGCAGCAGCCCCGTTCAGATCGGCACGGCCACCAGCTGGGCCAGCATCAGCGCCGGCAACACGCATAGCACGGCCGTGCGCGCCGACGGCACGCTCTGGACCTGGGGCAGCAACGGTAGTGGCCAACTCGGCGATGGCAGCAGCGCCAGCACCCAGCGTACCGTGCCCACGCAAATCGGCACCGGCACCTGGACGCAGGTTAGCGCGGGCTTCTTTCACACCGCCGCCCTGAAGTCCGACGGTACGCTGTGGACCTGGGGCTATAATGACGGCACCGGCCAGCTCGGCGACGGTACCACCGTGAGCAAAACCAGCCCCGTGCAGGAAGTTACCCTGCGCACCGACTGGCGGCAGGTAGCCGCGGGTCAGTTTCACACCCTGGGGCGTACCCCGCAGGCCTTTGGCTTTTTGAGCACGGGCCTCAATAGTGCCGGCCAGCTCGGCGACGCCACCACCACCCTGAGCACCCGTTTCGACCGGGTTAGCCCGTTGCTGTCGGTGCAGCCGCTGCCCGTCGAGCTAACGACTTTCACTGCCCAGCGCAGCGGTCCGCACCAAGTAACGCTGACCTGGACCACGGCCCAGGAGTGGAAGAATGCCGGCTTTACCGTGGAAAAAAGCTACGATGGCCGGCAGTGGCAGGCCCTGACCTTCGTGCCCGGCCACGGCACCAGCACGACCGCCCACCAGTACCGCTTCCGTGACCCGGAAACCAACGCGGCCTACTACCGCCTCGTGCAGCGCGACACCGACCAGGCCGAAACCAACTCGCCCGTGCGCCGCGTAGCCGGCGGGGGCGAGGCGGCTGTGTTGCAGCTGCTGCCTAACCCGGCTACCACGAGCGTGCAACTGCTGGGTGCCGCCGCTGGGACTGAAGTGCAATTGCTGAACCTGCAAGGGAAGGTGGTACGCCATTTTGCCGCTGGTGCCACGCAGTTGGAGCTACAGGGGTTGCCAGCCGGGCTTTACTTGGTGCGCTGCGGTCAGCAGGTGGCCCGCCTTATAGTCGAATAGGCACAGAAAACTAGCTGCAATAAAAAAGCCCGCTGCGTGCAGCGGGCTTTTTTTGTGGTGCCTTACTCCGTCACCCAGGTTACTTTCTCCTCAATGGGCTTGCGCAGGTTGCGGCCGGGCTGCTGGGCTACGTAGCCCAGGTAGAAAAAGCCGAGCAGCTTATCCTCGGGGCCGAGGCCGAAAAAAGGCTTGGCTTCTTCCAGGTAGGTGATGCCGCCCGAGCCCCAGTAGCCGCCCAGGCCGTGGGCCACGGCCGTCAGGTGCAGGTTTTGCACGGCGCAGGCCACGGCTTCCACTTCCTCGATTTCGGGCAGCACGTGGTGGCGCTTCAGGCCGATGGCAATGACGTGGGAAGCCAGCAGCGGATTCTGCGCCAGCTTC
Above is a genomic segment from Hymenobacter cellulosivorans containing:
- a CDS encoding nitroreductase family protein — its product is MSDTSQTALPTPAQFDALVRARRSIQTVQFEPGHVVPDNIVQQMLENANWAPTHKRTEPWRFVVFKGAGLAKLAEFQANLYRQQAGEFVDEKKAQKLAQNPLLASHVIAIGLKRHHVLPEIEEVEAVACAVQNLHLTAVAHGLGGYWGSGGITYLEEAKPFFGLGPEDKLLGFFYLGYVAQQPGRNLRKPIEEKVTWVTE